A window of the Ignisphaera sp. genome harbors these coding sequences:
- a CDS encoding glycosyltransferase family 4 protein, protein MSKYAVVGHHYWNRPGGSQFVCAAATYALQTIGYTPILTSVGPIDSGNYYDWFGIDLSKYTSISLTSLKLRAFGIYLRLLIWRAIKKAIDKYSAQLIFTDECTYKPLIEYIKNREIMLVEYIHFPMEIYIDKRFKGTGLYYNEDPYITERYSKFPMNIYWQIYVKSLPRYMRENPFEISSLVLANSKWTAELVKQIHGEPPEILNPPIPPNIEVVNKTKDWISRNNSVVMLGRFSEEKRYHWVIDRVLPKLKKEIDDVKLYILGDAKTKTSLNYLNRIEYLAKKNNFKTSRSLNLEANVYLIANASRSTIKNIMDSSKIFLHATINEHWGIAVTEAMARGLPTVVHKSGGLWSDLIEYGTHGLGYSDPEEAVKAVTKLLTDEKTWNYYSSKSIEKARSLTIEEFVAKLAVLMSTKMH, encoded by the coding sequence TTGTCCAAATATGCTGTAGTAGGACATCACTACTGGAATAGACCTGGAGGTAGCCAGTTTGTATGTGCTGCAGCTACATATGCTTTGCAAACAATTGGCTATACACCTATTCTAACATCCGTTGGTCCTATTGATTCTGGTAACTATTATGATTGGTTTGGAATTGATTTAAGTAAATATACGAGTATCTCGTTAACATCATTAAAGCTTAGGGCTTTCGGAATATATTTAAGATTACTTATTTGGAGAGCTATTAAGAAAGCCATAGACAAGTATAGTGCTCAGCTTATTTTCACCGATGAATGTACGTATAAGCCTCTTATAGAATACATAAAGAATAGGGAAATAATGTTAGTAGAGTATATACACTTCCCTATGGAGATATACATAGATAAGAGATTTAAGGGAACAGGTCTATATTATAATGAAGACCCATACATTACCGAGAGATACAGTAAGTTCCCTATGAACATCTATTGGCAGATATACGTAAAATCTCTCCCCAGATATATGCGTGAAAATCCATTCGAAATTTCATCACTTGTTTTGGCAAATTCAAAGTGGACAGCTGAATTAGTTAAACAGATACATGGAGAACCCCCAGAAATTCTAAATCCGCCTATTCCCCCGAATATTGAAGTAGTTAACAAAACTAAAGATTGGATATCTAGAAATAATTCAGTGGTTATGCTTGGAAGATTCTCAGAAGAAAAAAGATATCACTGGGTAATAGATAGAGTATTGCCAAAACTTAAGAAAGAAATCGATGACGTGAAGCTGTATATACTAGGTGATGCTAAAACTAAAACAAGTTTAAACTACTTAAACAGAATAGAATATTTAGCAAAGAAAAATAACTTTAAGACCTCAAGATCGCTTAACTTAGAGGCTAATGTATATCTTATTGCAAATGCTTCAAGATCAACAATAAAAAACATTATGGATTCATCTAAAATATTCCTCCATGCAACAATAAATGAACATTGGGGTATAGCAGTAACAGAAGCAATGGCTAGAGGTCTGCCTACTGTAGTACATAAATCGGGAGGTTTATGGAGCGATCTTATAGAATATGGAACACATGGTTTAGGATACAGTGATCCAGAAGAAGCAGTGAAAGCTGTAACAAAGCTATTAACAGATGAAAAGACATGGAATTACTATTCAAGTAAATCGATTGAAAAAGCTCGCAGCCTTACTATAGAGGAATTTGTAGCTAAGTTGGCAGTACTTATGAGCACTAAGATGCATTAG